One Tetrapisispora phaffii CBS 4417 chromosome 2, complete genome genomic region harbors:
- the IKI3 gene encoding Elongator subunit IKI3 (similar to Saccharomyces cerevisiae IKI3 (YLR384C); ancestral locus Anc_4.240) yields the protein MRNLVTLNHGKFKPTSMDVEEFDVAMEVVDSVFDTLTDSITCVLVNSEIGKYEVQQFMKDGSKNVLVSSNFETYNDTLLSFVHFADINQLVFIFKGGDIISCTYDSTTFDPLLTVVEIVGSIDNGIEAAEWSSDEETLVLVTADSNVVVLSKLFEPISEVPLQVEDLKMSKHVNVGWGKKETQFRGAGAREMERQALESLKASGLVGNELRDPTMPYMVDSGIATNHDNGSVSISWRGDCEYFAVSRLQTVTDPDDETLTINRRVLRVYNRECVLDSVSEPVDGMEHNLSWKPQGSLIASIQRKTHLPGEESLDLIFFERNGLRHGEFDTRLPLDEDIIDICWNNNSEVLTIVMKNKIQLWTSKNYHWFLKQELYTNGVTYAKWHPEKDLTLMFGSEDFVNIVDFSYKMIQGSTFAPFDYGTTVVIDGTTVHITPLSIATVPPPIYFRDFETPDNVIDVAVNISSEVYAALNKDALVLASVNSIEEMRDGKHPDIRCILPKTEFANESDTLRQVAFINDSIVAVLFDSGNLSQISIIDIQDINNPYVLNTIEIFNKVLLLRSSFEYNSLVYQLRDGSIHKLDAEGQIEQIAQFPRIVCDFRVKRVHNSQQSSVNEWNSSSSELVAIGLTSNGKLYANDVQLSSSVTSMEITDTMLLFTSAHHHLQFIHLNSTEFKPVPIVEGLVVDERIRSIERGSIIVNVMPSKSSVVLQANRGNLETIYPRIMVLSEVRKDILAKKYKEAFVICRTHRINLDILHDYAPELFFDNIELFINEIKKVSYLDLFISCLLEEDVTETKYKETLNSDIDEAFKLAPAPLTEIQQYVNKKHFDPSKSKVNKICDALLNVFLNKPEYKKNNLQSILTAYASYKPQKLEEALTLISSLESPSEQDESITYLCFLQDVNLVYKVALSLYDVKLSLAVAQKSQMDPREYLPFLQTLHEADTIQCKFLIDDHLKNYEMALSHLIEGEKSESSVSETIISYVEDHNLYKHALALFRYDTSKQNYIYEIFAKFLSSQQDYTEAGIIFEMLERYEESLNAFISGKRWKEALSIVLSYFPERLNDIADDLISSLKFEHKYLDVAEIQLHFLNNVKDAMENYCKAYGYDIAMLLAIKNDRKDLIESVVDINLSEGFAVVAELLADCKGQVNSQLKRLRELRAKKEEDPYAFYGQETEQADDVSIAPSETSTKESFFTRYTGKTGGTAKTGASRRSSKNRRREERKRARGKKGTIYEEEYLVKSIGRLIERIDQTKPDAIKLIDALCRRNMREQAYQIQKNFSEVLALLKEHLVEIYTISEKDRERFDDNGVIYYLPEIPIPNIAEFPVNKVIDY from the coding sequence ATGCGTAATCTAGTGACTTTGAACCATGGGAAGTTCAAACCAACTTCAATGGATGTCGAAGAATTCGACGTGGCTATGGAAGTGGTTGATAGTGTTTTTGATACTTTAACTGACAGTATAACTTGCGTTTTAGTCAATAGTGAAATTGGTAAATATGAAGTTCAACAATTCATGAAAGACGGATCTAAAAACGTTTTAGTATCGAGTAACTTTGAAACATATAACGATACCCTTTTGTCATTTGTTCATTTTGCTGATATCAACCAGTtagtatttatttttaaaggGGGTGACATCATCTCATGTACTTATGACAGTACTACATTCGATCCACTACTAACTGttgttgaaattgttgGTTCCATTGATAATGGAATCGAAGCTGCAGAGTGGTCATCTGATGAAGAAACATTAGTTTTAGTTACTGCAGACAGTAATGTAGTTGTATTATCTAAGTTATTTGAGCCAATCTCTGAGGTCCCATTGCAGGTTGAggatttaaaaatgtcaaAGCATGTCAATGTTGGTTGGGGTAAGAAAGAAACACAATTCAGAGGTGCTGGTGCCCGTGAAATGGAAAGACAAGCACTAGAAAGTTTAAAAGCATCTGGTTTAGTTGGTAACGAATTACGAGACCCAACTATGCCTTATATGGTTGATTCTGGTATAGCTACAAACCATGATAACGGTTCCGTTTCTATATCTTGGAGAGGTGATTGCGAATACTTTGCTGTGTCTAGGCTACAGACAGTCACTGATCCAGATGATGAAACTTTAACCATTAATAGAAGAGTCTTAAGAGTGTATAACAGAGAATGTGTTTTAGATAGTGTATCTGAGCCTGTCGATGGAATGGAACATAACTTAAGTTGGAAGCCACAAGGCTCTTTAATTGCATCTATCCAACGTAAAACACATCTACCCGGGGAAGAATCTTTAGATTTGATCTTCTTCGAAAGAAATGGTTTAAGACATGGAGAGTTTGATACGCGGTTGCCGTTAGATGAAGATATTATCGATATTTGCTGGAATAACAATTCTGAAGTATTGACAATAGTTatgaaaaacaaaattcaattatgGACATCTAAAAACTATCACTGGTTTTTAAAGCAAGAGCTATACACTAATGGAGTTACTTATGCAAAATGGCACCCTGAAAAGGATTTGACCTTAATGTTTGGTTCAGAagattttgtaaatattgtCGATTTCTCTTATAAAATGATCCAAGGTTCTACATTTGCTCCATTTGATTATGGTACTACTGTTGTTATCGATGGAACTACAGTGCATATAACTCCTTTATCGATTGCAACTGTTCCCCCaccaatatattttagaGATTTTGAAACACCAGATAATGTAATCGACGTTGctgtaaatatttcaagtGAAGTATATGCTGCTTTAAACAAAGATGCGCTTGTGTTAGCTTCTGTAAACAGCATAGAAGAGATGAGAGATGGTAAGCATCCGGATATTAGATGTATTTTACCTAAAACTGAATTTGCGAATGAATCTGATACACTAAGACAAGTTGCTTTCATCAATGATTCAATTGTGGCTGTTTTATTCGATTCTGGAAATCTCTCTCAAATTAGCATTATTGATATAcaagatattaataatcCTTATGTTTTGAACACTATCGAAATCTTTAACAAAGTATTACTATTGAGAAGCTCATTCGAATACAATAGTCTGGTTTACCAATTACGTGATGGTTCTATTCATAAATTAGATGCTGAAGGCCAAATTGAGCAAATTGCTCAGTTTCCTAGAATAGTATGTGATTTTAGAGTCAAACGTGTCCATAATTCTCAGCAATCTTCAGTTAATGAGTGGAACTCATCAAGTTCAGAGCTTGTTGCTATTGGATTAACAAGCAATGGTAAACTATATGCCAATGATGTTCAACTATCATCTTCAGTCACTTCAATGGAAATAACAGATACCATGTTGCTTTTCACATCGGCTCACCATCATTTACaatttattcatttgaATAGTACTGAGTTTAAACCAGTTCCTATCGTTGAAGGCTTAGTTGTAGACGAAAGAATCCGTTCCATTGAAAGAGGATCTATTATTGTTAATGTTATGCCATCTAAATCATCAGTTGTGTTGCAAGCAAATCGTGGTAATTTAGAAACCATTTATCCAAGAATTATGGTATTGTCTGAAGTGCGTAAAGATATATTGGCTAAAAAGTACAAAGAGGCATTTGTTATCTGTCGTACACATAGAATCAACCTTGACATTTTACACGATTATGCTCCTGAATTATTCTTTGATAATATAGAGTTGTTTATAAATGAAATCAAGAAAGTAAGCTACCTAGACCTGTTTATCTCATgtttattagaagaagatgtCACTGAAACGAAATACAAAGAAACTTTAAACTCCGACATAGATGAAGCTTTTAAGCTGGCACCTGCCCCTCTTACAGAAATACAACAATATGTGAACAAAAAGCACTTTGACCCTTCGAAGTCCAAGGTTAACAAGATATGTGACGCTCTTTTGaatgtatttttaaataaaccagaatacaaaaaaaataacttaCAATCCATATTAACAGCTTATGCCTCGTATAAACCAcaaaaattagaagaagcATTGACTTTGATTTCCTCATTAGAGAGTCCTTCCGAGCAAGATGAAAGTATAACATATCTATGTTTCTTACAAGATGTCAATCTTGTTTATAAGGTTGctttatcattatatgaTGTCAAATTATCTTTAGCAGTTGCACAAAAATCACAAATGGATCCTCGTGAGTATCTACCATTTTTACAAACACTTCATGAAGCCGACACAATTCAATgcaaatttttaattgatgatCATTTAAAGAACTATGAAATGGCATTAAGTCACTTAATTGAAGGAGAAAAGTCTGAGTCTTCAGTTTCGGAAACAATCATCTCATATGTCGAAGAtcataatttatataaacatgCATTAGCATTGTTTAGATATGACACTTctaaacaaaattatatttatgaaatattcgctaaatttttatcttcTCAACAAGACTACACCGAGGCTGGTATTATTTTCGAAATGCTAGAAAGATATGAAGAATCTTTGAATGCTTTTATCTCAGGTAAAAGATGGAAGGAAGCTCTATCAATTGTGTTATCGTATTTTCCTGAAAGATTAAATGACATTGCTGATGATCTAATTTCTAGCCTAAAATTTGAGCACAAGTACCTGGATGTTGCTGAAATACAATTACATTTCTTGAATAACGTGAAAGATGCCATGGAGAATTATTGTAAAGCATATGGATACGATATAGCAATGTTACttgcaattaaaaatgatcGTAAAGACTTGATCGAGTCAGTTGTAGATATCAATTTATCTGAAGGATTTGCTGTGGTAGCTGAATTATTAGCTGACTGTAAAGGTCAAGTTAACTCTCAGTTAAAGAGATTAAGAGAATTAAGAGCtaagaaagaagaagacCCTTATGCATTCTACGGTCAAGAAACTGAACAAGCTGATGATGTATCTATTGCTCCATCCGAAACGTCTACAAAAGAATCATTTTTCACAAGATATACTGGTAAAACTGGTGGCACTGCCAAGACCGGTGCATCAAGACGTTCTTCTAAAAATAGACGTCGTGAAGAACGTAAACGTGCTCGTGGTAAGAAAGGTACCATCTATGAAGAGGAATATTTGGTTAAGTCTATTGGTAGATTAATTGAAAGAATAGATCAAACTAAACCTGACgctataaaattaattgatgcATTATGTAGAAGAAATATGAGAGAGCAAGCATATCAAATCCAAAAGAATTTTTCGGAAGTGTTGGCTTTACTAAAGGAGCATCTTGTGGAAATATATACTATTAGCGAAAAAGATAGAGAAAGATTTGATGATAATGGTGTTATTTACTATCTACCTGAAATACCTATTCCAAATATAGCTGAATTTCCAGTGAACAAAGTTATAGACTATTGA
- the RAD59 gene encoding Rad59p (similar to Saccharomyces cerevisiae RAD59 (YDL059C); ancestral locus Anc_4.239): protein MSVNSSNRICYDNTVFSAGSGINIKELNVLEDWDGRPNSKWSVNCINKFRTKIEKYSYRYHNNGVLNKFDLAQLLPSHLIIQYANDCFGYDGWHMDVLHVETGECLTIPNYDPDSRYKEKFTVQSEAKVKITLKDGTNSAHFCKRASTMHSRGEVYNKSKKEVVTYAMKEAFLNFQNIMEDYELKVETNYFKDGLFGSKT, encoded by the coding sequence ATGAGTGTCAACTCATCGAATCGAATTTGCTACGATAATACTGTATTCTCGGCTGGTTCAGgaattaatataaaagaattgaatGTTTTAGAAGATTGGGATGGGAGACCTAACAGCAAATGGTCGGTAAATTgcattaataaatttcgaactaaaattgaaaagtatTCTTACAGATACCACAATAATGGTGTTCTTAACAAATTTGATTTAGCGCAATTATTACCTTCGCATTTGATTATTCAATATGCAAATGATTGTTTCGGTTATGATGGTTGGCATATGGATGTCTTACATGTTGAGACTGGTGAATGCCTTACAATTCCTAATTATGATCCAGATTCAAGATACAAGGAGAAATTTACAGTGCAAAGTGAAGCTAAAGTTaaaataactttaaaaGATGGCACAAATTCAGCACATTTTTGTAAAAGAGCTAGCACAATGCATTCAAGAGGTGAAGTATACAATAAATCTAAGAAAGAAGTAGTTACGTATGCAATGAAAGAagcatttttaaattttcagaaCATAATGGAAGATTATGAGTTGAAAGTTGAGACAAATTACTTTAAAGATGGCTTATTTGGTTCTAAGACCTAA